A part of Geothrix oryzae genomic DNA contains:
- the pstB gene encoding phosphate ABC transporter ATP-binding protein PstB, giving the protein MLRVERLNLFYGGKQALSDINLQVAPNSVMSFIGPSGCGKSTLLRCLNRMNDLIENVRIEGRVLLGDTDLYAPETDVIALRKRAGMVFQKSNPFPKSIFENVAYGLRIQGQRDRTVLEEAVETSLKGAGLWDEVKDRLKDSANGLSGGQQQRLCIARALAVNPEVLLMDEPCSALDPIATAKIEDLITELKERLTIVIVTHNMQQAARVSDFTAFFWLGKLVEMDLTERIFTTPRVQMTEDYITGRFG; this is encoded by the coding sequence ATGCTGCGGGTCGAGCGGCTGAACCTGTTCTACGGCGGGAAGCAGGCCCTGTCGGACATCAACCTGCAGGTGGCCCCGAACTCGGTCATGTCGTTCATCGGCCCCTCGGGATGCGGCAAGAGCACGCTGCTCCGCTGCCTGAATCGGATGAACGACCTCATCGAGAATGTCCGGATCGAGGGCCGGGTCCTGCTGGGCGATACGGACCTCTACGCTCCCGAGACGGATGTGATCGCCCTCAGGAAGCGCGCCGGCATGGTGTTCCAGAAGTCGAACCCCTTCCCCAAGTCCATCTTCGAGAATGTGGCCTATGGCCTTCGCATCCAGGGCCAGCGGGACCGCACGGTGCTGGAAGAGGCCGTCGAGACCAGCCTGAAGGGGGCCGGCCTGTGGGACGAGGTCAAGGACCGGCTGAAGGACTCGGCCAACGGGCTCTCCGGAGGCCAGCAGCAGCGGCTCTGCATCGCCCGGGCCCTGGCGGTGAATCCCGAAGTCCTGCTGATGGACGAACCCTGCTCCGCCCTCGACCCCATCGCCACCGCCAAGATCGAGGACCTCATCACCGAGCTGAAGGAGCGCCTCACCATCGTGATCGTCACCCACAACATGCAGCAGGCCGCCCGGGTCAGCGACTTCACGGCCTTCTTCTGGCTGGGCAAACTGGTCGAGATGGACCTGACCGAGCGGATCTTCACCACGCCTAGGGTGCAAATGACGGAAGACTACATCACGGGGAGGTTCGGCTGA
- a CDS encoding response regulator transcription factor: MPHILLLEDDTEIRLGLEQHLRREGFSLTSVGTGRDALQALSAPSPRLDAALLDLSLPDMDGLDVLRAIRTHASHRGLPVLLVTARSEEIDRVLGLELGADDYVSKPFSARELAARLRAILRRAVPTEVADRAPQLTFGPITVDLDMHTARVDGQLVDLTRREFELLAYFLGNPRRVLSREKILQQVWGLEYLGESRTIDAHVRRVRAKLGEPAADLIETVVGVGYRLGGPAGA; this comes from the coding sequence ATGCCCCACATTCTCCTCCTGGAAGACGACACCGAGATCCGCCTGGGTCTCGAGCAGCATTTGCGCCGGGAGGGCTTCAGCCTGACCAGCGTGGGCACCGGCCGGGATGCCCTCCAGGCCCTCAGCGCGCCAAGTCCCAGGCTCGATGCGGCCCTGCTCGATCTGAGCCTGCCCGACATGGACGGCCTCGATGTGCTGAGAGCCATCCGGACCCACGCTTCGCACCGCGGCCTCCCCGTGCTGCTCGTCACCGCCCGGAGCGAAGAGATCGACCGGGTGCTCGGCCTCGAGCTCGGCGCGGACGACTATGTATCCAAACCCTTCTCGGCCCGGGAGCTGGCAGCCCGCCTGCGGGCCATCCTCCGGCGCGCGGTGCCCACCGAAGTCGCGGATCGCGCCCCCCAGCTGACCTTCGGCCCCATCACCGTGGACCTCGACATGCACACGGCGCGGGTGGACGGCCAACTGGTGGACCTCACCCGACGGGAGTTCGAGCTGCTGGCTTATTTCCTCGGCAATCCCCGCCGCGTCCTGAGCCGCGAGAAGATCCTGCAGCAGGTGTGGGGCCTGGAATACCTGGGCGAAAGCCGCACCATCGATGCCCATGTCCGACGGGTCCGGGCCAAGCTGGGCGAGCCTGCGGCCGACCTCATCGAAACGGTCGTGGGCGTCGGCTACCGGCTCGGCGGGCCGGCCGGCGCCTAA
- a CDS encoding GNAT family N-acetyltransferase: MTIETLAPHPEGARYAVRPLSSSDYAHLRRLEAEIWSGDGAGELCPHYLRLCTELYGDWCFLALDGDRPVGYVLNFVKGTTAYCATLAVHPDYQKGRVNYLLIRAMVSKLLQEKVDECRFLVEPGNADARSVHNALGARVVAEVKDFYAPGDTRLWSAITRDDLERVRARYTRLKLVS; this comes from the coding sequence ATGACCATCGAGACCCTCGCCCCCCATCCAGAGGGAGCCCGCTACGCGGTGCGTCCGCTTTCCAGCTCGGACTACGCCCACCTCCGCCGCCTCGAGGCGGAGATCTGGTCTGGAGACGGCGCCGGCGAACTCTGCCCCCACTACCTGCGCCTCTGCACCGAGCTCTACGGCGACTGGTGCTTCCTCGCCCTCGACGGCGACCGGCCCGTGGGCTATGTCCTGAACTTCGTGAAGGGCACCACCGCCTACTGCGCCACCCTGGCGGTCCACCCCGACTACCAGAAGGGGCGGGTGAACTACCTGCTCATCCGCGCCATGGTCTCCAAGCTGCTGCAGGAGAAGGTGGACGAGTGCCGTTTCCTGGTGGAGCCCGGCAACGCCGATGCCCGCAGCGTCCACAACGCCCTCGGTGCCCGGGTGGTGGCCGAGGTGAAGGACTTCTACGCCCCCGGCGACACGCGCCTCTGGTCCGCCATCACGCGCGATGACCTGGAGCGCGTCCGGGCCCGCTACACCCGCCTCAAGCTGGTGAGCTAG
- a CDS encoding radical SAM protein translates to MKVKVNEVFHSIQGEGARIGRPCLFIRLTGCPLRCSYCDTAYAFYDGTLRELDDLLAETRQRLGPPRKGPNAPFVELTGGEPLAHPQAPELLRALLDLGYEVALETAGSHDLAAVPREVIKIVDRKTPGSGEVHRWLETNLDHMVPGQDELKFVLCDPADYEWARDWCAERQVWDRLEVLFSPVWGSLDPAWLAERIVADDLPVRLQVQLHKVIWGAEKKGV, encoded by the coding sequence ATGAAGGTCAAGGTCAACGAAGTCTTCCACAGCATCCAGGGGGAGGGCGCCCGGATCGGCCGGCCCTGCCTGTTCATCCGCCTCACCGGCTGTCCGCTGCGCTGCTCCTATTGCGACACGGCCTACGCCTTCTACGACGGGACCCTGCGGGAGCTGGATGACCTGCTCGCCGAAACACGGCAGCGCCTCGGCCCGCCCCGGAAGGGACCCAACGCCCCCTTCGTGGAACTGACCGGCGGCGAGCCCCTGGCCCATCCCCAGGCCCCGGAACTCCTCCGGGCCCTGCTGGACCTGGGCTATGAAGTGGCCCTGGAAACGGCCGGCAGCCACGATCTGGCGGCCGTGCCCCGGGAGGTCATCAAGATCGTGGACCGCAAGACCCCCGGCAGCGGCGAGGTCCACCGCTGGCTCGAAACCAACCTTGACCACATGGTCCCCGGCCAGGACGAGCTGAAGTTCGTCCTCTGCGATCCGGCCGACTATGAGTGGGCCCGGGACTGGTGCGCCGAGCGGCAGGTGTGGGACCGCCTGGAGGTGCTCTTCAGCCCTGTGTGGGGCAGCCTCGACCCGGCCTGGCTGGCCGAACGGATCGTCGCCGACGACCTGCCCGTGCGCCTGCAGGTGCAGCTGCACAAGGTCATCTGGGGCGCGGAGAAGAAGGGGGTCTGA
- a CDS encoding lysophospholipid acyltransferase family protein: MSWAGVLWPTFALLPRLAVGTEPQPGMHRWAQRLLPALGLDLEIAGQPRQDIPLWVANHLSWVDPVVLMSLRPMGTIAKGEVTGYPLIGRWARKSGIHFVDREDATSRAAALASFTTSLQSGRDMLLFPEGTTTRGERLAPFYEGGLRAAYELGLPAQPIRLSSPAPHYPWTGDETLLPHLRALFAARTPLTVTAEAPLHPEDFPDAAQWLAAFRAALSPRSLDVR; this comes from the coding sequence GTGAGCTGGGCCGGCGTCCTCTGGCCCACCTTCGCCCTGCTGCCCCGACTGGCGGTCGGCACGGAGCCCCAGCCCGGCATGCACCGCTGGGCCCAGCGGCTCCTTCCGGCCCTGGGCCTGGATCTGGAGATCGCCGGCCAACCCCGCCAAGACATCCCCCTCTGGGTGGCCAACCACCTCAGCTGGGTCGATCCCGTGGTGCTCATGAGCCTCCGCCCCATGGGCACCATCGCCAAGGGCGAAGTCACGGGGTATCCGCTCATCGGACGGTGGGCCCGGAAGTCCGGCATCCACTTCGTGGACCGGGAGGATGCCACCAGCCGCGCGGCGGCTCTGGCCAGCTTCACCACCTCGCTCCAGAGCGGCCGGGACATGCTCCTATTCCCCGAAGGCACCACCACCCGCGGTGAGCGTCTGGCTCCCTTCTACGAGGGCGGGCTGCGGGCCGCCTACGAACTGGGGCTGCCCGCCCAGCCCATCCGCCTCAGCAGTCCCGCGCCCCACTACCCCTGGACCGGCGACGAGACCCTGCTCCCGCACCTCCGCGCCCTGTTCGCCGCCCGCACCCCCCTCACCGTGACGGCTGAGGCCCCACTGCATCCGGAGGACTTTCCCGATGCAGCCCAGTGGCTCGCCGCCTTTCGAGCCGCCCTCTCCCCCCGGAGCCTCGATGTCCGCTGA
- the pstA gene encoding phosphate ABC transporter permease PstA codes for MSRLTESFRQGDIFVWLSATVLAFCLAMIIGLAGFIAAKGLGYFWPSPIVQVQTPDGPLLGEITGHEPARGGESEKIQFRVANRDVYGQDFRWIPAADISSAPERPKDALLIERLEYGPFIGRIASISHQGEVVATGTRALAEAQGHLGEAFRLRRRIQSIEKGEVGELNRRIEAIRLDRRKAEKRGDAALLESLDAKVSALQATYDQVQTGLEDLRAQSRTWTLSLSTADGQVKELPLASVVRLVPANDMNVFGKLGVYASRLWEFMADSPRESNTEGGIFPAIFGTVMMVLVMSVLVVPLGVITALYLREYARQGWLVRAVRVAVNNLAGVPSIVFGVFGLGFFVYGLGGTIDHLFYADSLPTPTYGTGGILWASLTLSLLTVPVVVVATEEALGAVPRSQREASLAMGATKWQTLWNVVLPSATPGILTGLILAIARGAGEVAPLMLTGVVKLAPAMPLDGTFPFLHLDRKFMHLGFHIYDVGFQSPNSEAAKPMVFMASLLLLLVVVILNLFALNLRRKLRERLGGSTF; via the coding sequence ATGAGCCGCTTGACCGAATCCTTCCGTCAAGGCGATATCTTCGTCTGGCTCTCCGCCACCGTCCTGGCCTTCTGCCTCGCCATGATCATCGGCCTGGCCGGGTTCATCGCGGCCAAGGGGCTGGGCTACTTCTGGCCCAGTCCCATCGTCCAGGTCCAGACGCCCGACGGGCCCCTGCTGGGGGAGATCACGGGCCATGAGCCCGCCCGCGGGGGGGAGTCGGAGAAGATCCAGTTCCGCGTCGCCAACCGGGATGTCTATGGCCAGGACTTCCGCTGGATCCCGGCCGCCGACATCAGCAGCGCTCCGGAACGGCCGAAAGATGCCCTGCTCATCGAACGACTCGAATACGGTCCCTTCATCGGCCGGATCGCCTCCATCAGCCACCAGGGCGAAGTCGTGGCCACCGGGACGCGTGCCTTGGCCGAGGCCCAGGGTCACCTGGGCGAAGCCTTCCGCCTGCGGCGCCGCATCCAGTCCATCGAGAAGGGCGAAGTCGGGGAACTCAACCGCCGCATCGAAGCCATCCGGCTGGATCGCCGCAAAGCCGAAAAGCGCGGCGATGCGGCCCTCCTCGAGTCGCTGGATGCCAAGGTTTCCGCCCTCCAGGCCACCTATGACCAGGTCCAGACGGGCCTGGAGGACCTCCGGGCGCAGTCCAGAACCTGGACCCTTTCCCTGTCAACGGCCGATGGCCAGGTCAAAGAGCTGCCCCTGGCCTCCGTGGTCAGGCTGGTGCCCGCCAACGACATGAATGTCTTCGGGAAGCTGGGCGTGTATGCCTCGCGCCTCTGGGAATTCATGGCCGATTCGCCGCGGGAATCCAATACCGAGGGCGGCATCTTCCCCGCGATCTTCGGCACCGTGATGATGGTGCTGGTGATGTCGGTCCTGGTGGTTCCCCTGGGCGTGATCACGGCCCTCTACCTTCGCGAATACGCCCGGCAGGGCTGGCTGGTCCGGGCCGTCCGCGTGGCCGTGAACAATCTGGCGGGCGTCCCCTCCATCGTGTTCGGCGTGTTCGGCCTGGGCTTCTTCGTCTACGGCCTCGGGGGCACCATCGATCACCTCTTCTACGCCGACAGCCTGCCCACGCCCACCTACGGGACCGGCGGCATCCTCTGGGCCTCCCTGACCCTGTCGCTGCTGACGGTGCCCGTGGTGGTGGTGGCCACCGAGGAGGCGCTGGGAGCGGTGCCCCGTTCCCAGCGGGAAGCCAGCCTGGCCATGGGCGCCACCAAGTGGCAGACCCTCTGGAATGTCGTCCTGCCCAGCGCCACCCCCGGCATTCTCACCGGCCTCATCCTGGCCATCGCCCGGGGCGCGGGCGAGGTGGCGCCCCTCATGCTCACGGGTGTGGTGAAGCTCGCTCCCGCCATGCCCCTGGATGGAACCTTCCCCTTCCTCCACCTGGACCGGAAATTCATGCACCTCGGGTTCCACATCTACGATGTCGGGTTCCAGAGCCCCAATTCCGAGGCCGCCAAGCCCATGGTCTTCATGGCCTCGCTGCTGCTGCTGCTGGTGGTGGTCATCCTCAACCTGTTTGCCCTGAACCTGCGGCGCAAGCTGCGGGAACGCCTGGGCGGGAGCACATTCTAA
- a CDS encoding arginase family protein: MSADLLLQGLRTGLTPFFGLPLCIDPRPATGVVLGAPCDAGVINRPGARLGPWAMRAAAMGMGSHPMPGRLREARPALGPAAAQGWLDGGNIPTLPFSLAEALETVQATVGAWAMTGCRTLMLGGDHALTLGALRALARQHGPLGLLHLDAHPDAADGAAWGTDIHHGTWLRQALEEGLVDPTRVVQAGLRAPRFDDDELAFLQAAGVRMWTPGDLRDPQLAPRLEEDLAAVGRGPAYLSLDLDALDPVLVPAVAEPVPGGLSLEEALRLIHAARQWPEPWVGADLMELAPTLEGAEASARIAVHLALHLLV; encoded by the coding sequence ATGTCCGCTGACCTTCTTCTGCAGGGCCTCCGCACGGGCCTCACGCCCTTCTTCGGCCTCCCCCTCTGCATCGATCCCCGCCCTGCCACCGGCGTGGTGCTCGGCGCGCCCTGTGATGCGGGCGTCATCAACCGCCCCGGGGCCCGCCTGGGGCCCTGGGCGATGCGCGCAGCCGCCATGGGCATGGGTTCCCACCCAATGCCCGGGCGGCTCCGGGAGGCCCGCCCCGCCCTCGGCCCTGCGGCCGCCCAGGGCTGGCTGGACGGCGGCAACATCCCCACCCTGCCCTTCTCCCTGGCGGAAGCCCTCGAAACCGTGCAGGCCACCGTGGGCGCCTGGGCCATGACCGGCTGCCGCACGCTGATGCTGGGCGGCGACCACGCCCTCACCCTCGGCGCCCTGCGGGCCTTGGCCCGCCAGCACGGTCCCCTCGGCCTGCTGCATCTGGACGCCCACCCGGACGCGGCCGATGGAGCCGCCTGGGGCACGGACATCCACCATGGCACCTGGCTCCGCCAGGCCCTGGAGGAAGGCCTGGTGGACCCGACCCGCGTGGTGCAGGCAGGCCTGCGGGCGCCGCGCTTCGATGATGACGAGCTGGCCTTCCTCCAGGCGGCCGGCGTGCGCATGTGGACACCCGGGGACCTGCGCGATCCGCAGCTGGCACCCCGACTGGAAGAGGACCTGGCGGCCGTGGGCCGGGGCCCCGCCTATCTGAGCCTGGATCTGGATGCCCTGGACCCGGTGCTGGTGCCGGCCGTGGCCGAGCCCGTGCCCGGCGGCCTGAGCCTGGAAGAAGCCCTGCGCCTGATCCACGCCGCGCGGCAGTGGCCCGAGCCCTGGGTGGGCGCCGATCTCATGGAACTGGCCCCCACGCTGGAGGGCGCCGAGGCCAGCGCCCGGATCGCCGTCCATCTCGCCCTTCATCTGCTGGTCTGA
- a CDS encoding inorganic phosphate transporter, whose amino-acid sequence MIEAFLIPSLAVLVLLAWGIDYINGFHDTANSIATVVSTGVLPAKYALVMSATLNFAGALAGTSVATTIAKGIADSQHVVPAVIAAALMAAITWDLLTWWFGIPSSTSHTLLGSLAGAVVAHAGFGALHTKKLEEIGAFIIISPAMGFIVGMLLILIILWVVRHFSGHKVNVVFRKAQLVSAAAMSFTHGQNDAQKAMGIICLALIAYKFHLPVDAKAKVIIPLWVKIGSASFMALGTASGGWKIIKTMGSKIVKLRPIHGFAAETAAAAVLFTTAHFGIPVSTTHSITGAIMGVGTSMNASAVRWGVAGNIVVAWVLTIPISALLAAGFLKLVAPFF is encoded by the coding sequence ATGATCGAAGCGTTCCTCATTCCGTCCCTGGCGGTCCTGGTTCTTCTGGCCTGGGGCATCGATTACATCAACGGATTCCACGACACGGCCAATTCCATCGCCACGGTGGTGAGCACCGGCGTGCTCCCCGCCAAATACGCCCTCGTCATGTCCGCGACCCTCAATTTCGCCGGGGCCCTGGCGGGCACTTCCGTGGCCACCACCATTGCCAAGGGCATCGCCGACAGCCAGCATGTGGTCCCGGCCGTCATCGCGGCGGCCCTCATGGCGGCCATCACCTGGGATCTGCTCACCTGGTGGTTCGGCATCCCCTCCAGCACCAGCCACACCCTGCTCGGGAGCCTGGCCGGAGCCGTCGTGGCCCATGCGGGATTCGGGGCGCTCCACACCAAGAAGCTCGAGGAGATCGGCGCCTTCATCATCATCTCCCCGGCCATGGGCTTCATCGTGGGCATGCTGCTCATCCTGATCATCCTGTGGGTCGTCCGCCATTTCTCCGGGCACAAGGTGAATGTCGTCTTCCGCAAGGCGCAGCTGGTGAGCGCCGCGGCCATGTCCTTCACCCACGGCCAGAACGATGCCCAGAAGGCCATGGGCATCATCTGTCTCGCGCTCATCGCGTACAAGTTCCATCTCCCCGTGGATGCCAAGGCCAAGGTGATCATCCCGCTCTGGGTGAAGATCGGCAGTGCCAGCTTCATGGCCCTGGGCACCGCCTCGGGCGGCTGGAAGATCATCAAGACCATGGGCTCGAAGATCGTGAAGCTGCGCCCCATCCACGGCTTCGCCGCCGAGACCGCGGCTGCGGCAGTGCTCTTCACCACCGCCCACTTCGGCATTCCGGTCAGCACCACCCACAGCATCACCGGCGCCATCATGGGCGTCGGCACCTCCATGAACGCCAGCGCGGTGCGCTGGGGTGTGGCCGGCAACATCGTCGTGGCCTGGGTGCTCACCATTCCCATCAGTGCCCTCCTCGCGGCGGGATTCCTCAAGCTGGTGGCGCCCTTCTTCTGA
- a CDS encoding sensor histidine kinase — translation MAEHEIQREVGSGVRVFLGRALVCLGSVLFLGLGLGMSVHQGASVPWTLGLVATVFLVVILMARWQVRLVAEPLGQLLGGSRPRTIEDLPRAWSALEQENLDLRERAAREDRLLPSIMARLEEGVLLFGPAGGLEQFNPAAQRHLGLGAPLAKGMVVGEVFRDPDSSAAVQKAYRGAPSEWRLARAGRTLRVRAIPFAPTGSVSGVLLTLDDVTSQEALETTRQKFISNVSHELKTPVTAIRIAAENLQEEALPDSAQAGAQSILRSVDRLSLLLGDLSELSRIESGALHLDPVRLDLATFLASLVKDQQARLAGAGVSLAVEVEAPEGATLLADPLRLSQVVENLLSNAIKFSPPGGRVELRVRLSERGQLWEVKDQGPGIPSADQGRIFERFYRSQATKAKPGTGLGLAIVKHLCRLMGGEVTVESRPGEGATFRVMLPPLPSRQED, via the coding sequence ATGGCGGAACACGAGATTCAGCGCGAGGTCGGATCCGGGGTGCGGGTTTTTCTGGGGCGGGCCTTGGTCTGCCTGGGGTCGGTGCTCTTCCTCGGCCTTGGGCTGGGCATGAGCGTCCATCAGGGGGCCTCGGTCCCCTGGACCCTGGGACTCGTCGCGACGGTGTTCCTGGTGGTCATTCTCATGGCCCGCTGGCAGGTGCGCCTGGTGGCGGAGCCCCTGGGCCAGCTGCTGGGCGGCTCCAGGCCCAGGACCATCGAGGACCTGCCGCGGGCCTGGTCGGCCCTGGAACAGGAGAACCTGGATCTCCGCGAGCGGGCGGCGCGCGAGGACCGGCTGCTGCCCAGCATCATGGCGAGGCTCGAAGAGGGGGTGCTGCTGTTCGGCCCCGCTGGCGGTCTGGAGCAGTTCAATCCCGCCGCCCAGCGCCACCTGGGGCTGGGGGCGCCCCTGGCGAAGGGCATGGTGGTAGGCGAGGTGTTCCGCGACCCGGACAGCTCCGCCGCGGTTCAGAAGGCCTATCGGGGCGCGCCTTCGGAATGGCGGCTGGCGCGGGCGGGCCGGACCCTCCGGGTGCGGGCCATCCCCTTCGCCCCCACGGGCTCCGTCAGCGGCGTGCTGCTCACCCTCGATGATGTGACGAGCCAGGAGGCCCTCGAGACCACGCGGCAGAAATTCATCTCCAATGTCAGCCACGAACTGAAGACGCCGGTGACGGCCATCCGCATCGCCGCCGAGAATCTGCAGGAAGAGGCGCTGCCGGACTCCGCCCAGGCCGGGGCCCAGTCCATCCTCCGATCCGTGGATCGACTCTCCCTGCTGCTGGGGGATCTTTCCGAGCTGAGCCGCATCGAAAGCGGGGCCCTTCATCTCGACCCCGTGCGCCTGGATCTGGCGACCTTCCTCGCTTCCCTCGTGAAGGACCAGCAGGCGCGCCTCGCCGGGGCCGGCGTCAGCCTGGCGGTGGAGGTCGAGGCTCCCGAAGGGGCCACCCTCCTGGCGGACCCCCTGCGCCTGAGCCAGGTGGTGGAAAACCTGCTCTCCAACGCCATCAAGTTCAGCCCGCCGGGCGGCCGGGTGGAGCTCCGCGTCAGGCTCTCCGAGCGGGGGCAGCTGTGGGAGGTCAAAGATCAGGGGCCCGGCATACCCTCGGCCGACCAGGGGCGGATCTTCGAGCGGTTCTACCGCTCCCAGGCGACGAAGGCCAAACCCGGCACCGGCCTGGGCTTGGCCATCGTGAAGCACCTCTGCCGTCTGATGGGCGGCGAGGTCACCGTGGAGAGCAGGCCGGGCGAGGGCGCCACCTTCCGGGTGATGCTGCCCCCGCTGCCAAGCCGGCAGGAGGATTAG
- the phoU gene encoding phosphate signaling complex protein PhoU has translation MRLFDTELKELRDGIMAMAGVAEEMIDLTIQALTEPSPAKAEQVNQLDRRMDEWELKLDQQCIDLLALHSPAASDLRRIASSLKIIPELERIGDHCCNIARRVSLVHPPILAGNDLEQLGTETRNMVRRAVDAFVSSDAALAQAVILSDDSVDALYGKIYRDLLRIMLADPLCIERASHLILVIKNWERIADEATNIAEEVLFILDGRNAKHPYLRGNSVE, from the coding sequence ATGCGGCTGTTCGACACGGAACTCAAGGAGCTGCGGGATGGCATCATGGCCATGGCCGGCGTGGCCGAGGAGATGATCGACCTCACCATCCAGGCCCTGACGGAGCCTTCCCCGGCCAAGGCCGAGCAGGTCAACCAGCTCGATCGCCGCATGGACGAGTGGGAGCTCAAGCTCGACCAGCAGTGCATCGACCTCCTGGCCCTTCACTCCCCTGCGGCTTCGGACCTCCGGCGCATCGCCTCGAGCCTCAAGATCATCCCCGAGCTGGAGCGCATCGGCGACCACTGCTGCAACATCGCCCGCCGGGTGTCCCTGGTCCATCCGCCCATCCTGGCCGGCAACGACCTGGAGCAGCTGGGCACCGAAACGCGGAACATGGTCCGCCGCGCGGTGGACGCCTTCGTCAGCAGCGACGCCGCGCTGGCCCAGGCGGTGATCCTGAGCGACGACAGCGTGGACGCCCTCTACGGGAAGATCTACCGCGACCTGCTGCGAATCATGCTGGCGGATCCCCTCTGCATCGAGCGGGCCAGCCACCTGATCCTCGTCATCAAGAACTGGGAGCGCATCGCCGACGAGGCCACCAACATCGCCGAGGAAGTCCTCTTCATCCTCGATGGCCGGAACGCCAAGCACCCGTACCTCCGCGGCAACTCCGTAGAATAG
- a CDS encoding DUF47 domain-containing protein produces the protein MSLNAVMRWLKPREMVFFDLLESASGNVYQAAQLFDREIRSADPARFAELRRQMKDLEHTGDDITHEIIDRLNHTFVTPIDREDILTLAHAIDDVIDRIHSVCERLILYRISQVMPAVTEISSIIVEGAGEILHLTRSLRNMSNQKEIGDRIRRVHALENKADSIYHAGLAQIFDNPKDPIEVVKWKEMLEKIEDATDRIELVAKVIGSTVMKNA, from the coding sequence ATGTCCTTGAATGCCGTGATGCGCTGGCTCAAACCCAGGGAAATGGTCTTTTTCGATCTCCTGGAATCGGCCTCCGGAAATGTCTACCAGGCCGCCCAGCTCTTCGACCGGGAGATCCGCAGCGCCGATCCGGCCCGGTTTGCGGAGTTGCGCAGGCAGATGAAGGACCTGGAGCACACCGGCGACGACATCACCCACGAGATCATCGACCGCCTGAACCACACCTTCGTCACGCCCATCGATCGCGAGGACATCCTGACCCTCGCCCACGCCATCGACGATGTGATCGACCGCATCCATTCCGTGTGCGAACGCCTGATCCTCTATCGCATCAGCCAGGTGATGCCCGCGGTCACGGAGATCAGCTCCATCATCGTGGAGGGCGCCGGCGAGATCCTTCACCTCACGCGCTCCCTGCGCAACATGTCCAACCAGAAAGAGATCGGGGACCGCATCCGCCGGGTGCATGCCCTGGAGAACAAGGCCGACTCCATCTACCACGCGGGCCTAGCCCAGATCTTCGACAATCCGAAAGACCCCATCGAAGTGGTGAAGTGGAAGGAAATGCTCGAGAAGATCGAGGACGCCACCGACCGGATCGAGCTGGTGGCCAAGGTCATCGGCTCCACCGTCATGAAGAACGCCTGA
- a CDS encoding DUF2911 domain-containing protein, with protein sequence MRSLFLPALLAAAAALPLAAQAAQDKPAPVRLTPLRVSPACTVSQEIGISKIDLAFARPAVKGRKVWGDLVPFGQVWRAGANSATVITFSHAAKVAGKEVPAGSYGFFAVPGEKTWTLILNKKAKQWGAYEYKAEEDLVRWEATPQAGSFLEYLDYRVIPTGTGDATVELGWEKLRVSFPVAFDTKGIYWTHLESTLKKAPETDWVPWYQAAAYCQAQGIEPQKALLWIEKSLKAGDSFWNHETAARIYRDAKRMPEALAQLEKAIDLSKGKAPKEYTENLEKERAEWKAGK encoded by the coding sequence ATGCGCAGCCTGTTTCTCCCTGCCCTTCTCGCCGCCGCGGCCGCCCTTCCCCTCGCCGCCCAGGCCGCCCAGGACAAGCCCGCGCCCGTGCGCCTGACGCCCTTGCGGGTGAGCCCCGCCTGCACGGTGTCGCAGGAGATCGGCATCAGCAAGATCGACCTCGCCTTCGCGCGCCCTGCCGTGAAGGGCCGCAAGGTCTGGGGCGACCTGGTGCCCTTCGGCCAGGTGTGGCGGGCCGGCGCCAACAGCGCCACCGTGATCACCTTCAGCCATGCTGCCAAAGTGGCGGGCAAGGAGGTGCCTGCGGGCTCGTACGGCTTCTTCGCCGTTCCCGGCGAGAAGACCTGGACCCTCATCCTCAACAAGAAGGCCAAGCAGTGGGGGGCCTACGAGTACAAGGCCGAGGAGGATCTGGTGCGCTGGGAGGCCACCCCCCAGGCCGGATCCTTTCTCGAGTACCTGGACTACCGGGTGATCCCCACCGGAACCGGAGACGCCACGGTCGAGCTGGGTTGGGAGAAGTTGCGCGTGAGCTTCCCGGTGGCCTTCGACACCAAGGGGATCTACTGGACCCACCTGGAAAGCACCCTGAAGAAGGCCCCCGAGACCGACTGGGTGCCCTGGTATCAGGCCGCCGCCTACTGCCAGGCCCAGGGCATCGAACCCCAGAAGGCCCTCCTGTGGATCGAGAAGAGCCTCAAGGCCGGGGACAGCTTCTGGAACCACGAAACCGCCGCCCGGATCTACAGGGATGCCAAGCGGATGCCCGAGGCCCTTGCCCAGCTCGAAAAGGCCATCGATCTATCCAAGGGCAAGGCACCCAAGGAATACACCGAAAACCTCGAGAAGGAACGGGCAGAGTGGAAGGCCGGGAAATAG